Proteins co-encoded in one Candidatus Hydrogenedentota bacterium genomic window:
- a CDS encoding aldo/keto reductase, with the protein MKYRNLGGSGISASVAGMGTWVTGGGAGWGAEPDDTESIHAIHAAIDMGVNLIDTSPMYGLGRSEAVVGKAIKGKRDKVVLATKCGLWADDERGSYFMDLDGVRTMRSLRPDTIRIEIDRSLQRLGVDVIDLYQTHWPAIPPDKTPIADTMACLLELRDQGKIRAIGVSNVSLDELKENAACGPVASNQFRYSMLCRGPENDILPYCLKNNIATLTYMSLEQGLLTGKVGMDRAFGQGEWRANADWNPWFKPENRRRVLDMLASWKDLTAEYHCSLAQLVVAWTAAQPGVTHVLCGARTAEQIAQTAAAADLELEPADILRIRDDVEALGEPA; encoded by the coding sequence ATGAAGTACCGTAATTTGGGCGGTTCGGGCATCAGCGCTTCAGTGGCCGGCATGGGCACGTGGGTGACCGGCGGCGGGGCGGGCTGGGGCGCGGAACCCGACGACACGGAATCCATCCACGCCATCCATGCGGCCATTGACATGGGCGTGAACCTGATTGACACGTCGCCGATGTACGGGCTCGGGCGCAGCGAAGCGGTGGTCGGCAAGGCGATCAAGGGCAAGCGCGACAAGGTTGTGCTCGCCACGAAATGCGGCCTGTGGGCCGACGACGAACGCGGCTCCTACTTTATGGACCTCGACGGCGTGCGCACGATGCGCAGCCTGCGGCCAGACACGATCCGCATCGAAATCGACCGCAGTTTGCAGCGGCTCGGCGTTGATGTCATCGACCTCTATCAAACCCACTGGCCCGCCATTCCGCCGGACAAGACGCCCATCGCCGACACAATGGCATGCCTGCTCGAACTGCGCGACCAGGGGAAGATCCGGGCCATCGGCGTGTCGAATGTATCGCTCGATGAATTGAAGGAAAACGCGGCGTGCGGCCCCGTCGCCAGCAATCAGTTCCGGTACAGCATGTTGTGCCGCGGCCCCGAGAACGACATCCTGCCATACTGCCTCAAGAATAACATCGCGACGTTGACCTACATGTCTCTTGAACAGGGCCTGCTTACGGGCAAGGTCGGCATGGACCGCGCCTTCGGGCAAGGCGAATGGCGCGCGAACGCGGATTGGAACCCCTGGTTCAAGCCGGAGAATCGCCGGCGCGTGCTCGATATGCTCGCGAGCTGGAAAGACCTCACCGCGGAGTATCATTGCAGTCTGGCGCAACTTGTCGTGGCATGGACCGCCGCGCAACCGGGCGTGACGCACGTGCTTTGCGGCGCGCGCACGGCGGAACAGATCGCGCAAACCGCGGCGGCTGCCGACCTCGAACTCGAACCGGCGGATATCCTGCGTATCCGCGACGACGTCGAGGCGTTGGGCGAGCCGGCCTGA
- a CDS encoding MFS transporter — protein MTLLTDKPQQLHTNTATDKWLVLAGAVLGWLFAGVQLALMPFAALTISKDLMGEAYTAAGAGSWFAAYSAITMLGAATGGLVFGNLGDRFGRAKGLSWSILCFTVFGLAGSLAQNQPQLLALRFLVGLGVGGTWPNGVSLLSEFWTDVSRPMMAGLMGAAANLGILILSLLGKIYEVTPDTWRGLMLMTGSPVVLGLLALWFVPESPKWLQTRAASAGQPAAMPLRELFRSPLLRSTLLGIALGAIPLLGAWASSKWMLPWADDVGGAAQPGYKASTLLCWATGATLGGLFGGHVGQLLGRRFSYTCISLAACGMNVYIYTFLEPLQPWFLPAVFIQGLISTLFFGWLPLYLPEIFPTHVRATGTGISYNFGRFLTAAGVMAAGLLIQLFEGNYARVGAVTGLVYALGAIVIWFAPETRGQSLKNRTT, from the coding sequence ATGACCTTGCTCACCGACAAGCCACAGCAACTGCATACGAATACCGCAACTGACAAATGGCTGGTCCTTGCCGGAGCGGTGTTGGGCTGGCTCTTCGCAGGGGTACAACTGGCGCTGATGCCCTTTGCCGCGCTTACGATATCCAAGGACCTCATGGGTGAAGCGTACACCGCGGCGGGCGCCGGAAGCTGGTTCGCGGCCTATTCCGCCATAACCATGCTCGGCGCGGCCACCGGCGGGCTGGTCTTCGGCAACCTCGGGGATCGCTTTGGCCGCGCCAAAGGCCTTTCCTGGAGCATTCTGTGTTTCACCGTGTTCGGACTCGCCGGTTCGCTCGCGCAGAACCAGCCGCAACTGCTCGCATTACGCTTTCTGGTCGGCCTTGGCGTGGGCGGCACATGGCCTAACGGCGTATCGCTGCTGTCGGAATTCTGGACAGATGTCTCCCGGCCCATGATGGCGGGCCTGATGGGCGCCGCAGCCAACCTGGGAATCCTGATTCTTTCCCTGCTCGGCAAAATCTACGAAGTCACGCCGGACACCTGGCGCGGCCTGATGCTGATGACCGGCAGCCCCGTCGTTCTCGGGTTACTCGCGCTCTGGTTCGTGCCCGAATCACCAAAATGGCTGCAAACGCGCGCGGCAAGCGCGGGCCAGCCCGCGGCAATGCCCCTGCGCGAACTGTTCCGGTCGCCGTTGCTCAGGAGCACGCTGCTCGGCATTGCCCTCGGTGCGATTCCATTGCTCGGCGCCTGGGCATCGAGCAAATGGATGTTGCCTTGGGCGGACGACGTTGGCGGCGCGGCGCAGCCCGGATACAAGGCGAGCACGCTCCTGTGCTGGGCGACCGGCGCGACGCTGGGCGGCCTGTTCGGCGGCCATGTGGGACAATTGCTGGGCCGCCGCTTCTCCTACACCTGCATCAGTCTCGCCGCGTGCGGCATGAACGTGTACATCTACACCTTTCTCGAACCGCTCCAGCCATGGTTCCTGCCCGCGGTCTTCATCCAAGGGCTGATCAGCACGTTGTTTTTCGGCTGGCTGCCCCTATATCTGCCCGAAATCTTCCCGACACACGTGCGCGCCACCGGCACCGGCATCTCTTACAACTTCGGCAGGTTCCTTACCGCCGCGGGCGTAATGGCGGCGGGGCTCTTGATCCAACTCTTTGAAGGCAACTACGCGCGCGTCGGGGCGGTAACGGGCCTCGTCTACGCGCTCGGCGCAATCGTCATCTGGTTCGCCCCGGAGACCAGGGGACAATCGCTCAAGAATCGCACGACGTGA
- a CDS encoding Gfo/Idh/MocA family oxidoreductase, whose translation MSHRTRREFLEATGKGLLAGLAFPALSAAGQASPSERVRHAVIGLGGQGRRHAEVFSSFSDCEVAVLCDIDPEQLRKVLLKVPGTAKAALQADFRDVLEDPSLDSVSIATPDHWHTPIALAALQAGKHVYVEKPCAHNIREASLLKQAAAASGKCVQQGTQGRSGAALQDAVAFLSEGGIGKVRMAKAINHQLRGPIGRAVESAPPEGVNYDLWLGPAPLHAFTTNRWHYQWHWFWDYGCGDIGNDGIHQIDQARWGLGVGMPKAVSASGGQLFYDDDHETPDTQVVTYEYDDCYLLYEMRLWTDYTLEGHDNGVVFYGDNGKLEFGREGVHVTRTGEERKHLGPYGGVQEHVRNFLDCVKAGNPAALNGGIEEGAVSTALCHLGNIATRVNRKLRIHPMAWECLDDPDAQKMFSREYRAGYELPGTA comes from the coding sequence GTGAGCCATCGAACCCGCCGTGAATTCCTGGAGGCCACAGGTAAAGGGCTGCTGGCCGGACTGGCGTTTCCCGCCCTGTCCGCCGCGGGCCAGGCGTCTCCGAGTGAACGTGTGCGCCACGCGGTGATTGGCCTCGGCGGCCAGGGACGACGGCACGCGGAGGTTTTTTCGTCCTTCTCGGATTGTGAGGTTGCCGTCCTGTGCGACATCGACCCCGAACAACTGCGCAAGGTCCTGCTCAAAGTGCCGGGGACCGCCAAAGCCGCGCTTCAGGCGGATTTCCGTGACGTGCTCGAAGACCCGTCCCTCGACTCGGTGAGCATTGCCACGCCGGACCACTGGCACACGCCCATCGCGCTCGCGGCGTTGCAGGCGGGCAAGCACGTCTACGTCGAAAAACCCTGTGCGCACAACATCCGCGAGGCCAGCCTGCTGAAGCAGGCGGCGGCCGCAAGCGGCAAATGCGTGCAGCAAGGCACGCAAGGCCGCAGCGGCGCCGCGTTGCAGGATGCGGTGGCGTTCCTGAGCGAAGGCGGCATCGGCAAAGTCCGCATGGCCAAGGCCATCAACCACCAGTTGCGCGGGCCGATTGGGCGCGCGGTGGAATCCGCGCCGCCTGAGGGCGTCAATTACGACCTGTGGCTTGGCCCAGCGCCGTTGCACGCGTTTACCACGAACCGTTGGCATTATCAGTGGCACTGGTTCTGGGATTACGGCTGCGGCGACATCGGAAACGACGGCATCCACCAGATTGACCAGGCGCGCTGGGGCCTGGGCGTGGGCATGCCGAAGGCGGTCAGCGCATCAGGCGGCCAGCTCTTCTACGATGACGACCACGAGACGCCCGACACGCAGGTGGTCACGTATGAATACGATGACTGCTACCTGCTCTACGAAATGCGGCTCTGGACCGATTACACGCTGGAAGGCCACGACAACGGCGTGGTGTTCTACGGCGACAACGGAAAGCTGGAATTTGGCCGCGAGGGCGTGCATGTCACGCGTACCGGCGAAGAACGGAAGCACCTGGGCCCGTATGGCGGCGTCCAGGAACACGTGCGCAATTTCCTGGACTGCGTGAAGGCGGGCAATCCGGCGGCTCTGAACGGCGGCATCGAAGAAGGGGCGGTCTCGACCGCGCTGTGTCACCTGGGCAACATCGCGACTCGCGTCAACCGCAAGCTGCGGATCCATCCCATGGCTTGGGAGTGCCTGGATGACCCAGACGCACAGAAGATGTTCTCGCGCGAATACCGCGCGGGATATGAACTGCCGGGAACGGCGTAG
- a CDS encoding sulfatase, with product MIEMDRRTFLGVLGAGAAGMLAGGANADSAKLPNIVFILADDMGRHQLGCYGNAFYETPNIDGLAREGVMFTDAYAACPVCSPTRASIMTGKYPARLHITDYIPGNPYPYAKLKTPDWCKQMPQEEETLAELLGRAGYVSGHFGKWHLSLDKVPQPGRPGAPDTQGFADVLVTEKPEAGEAARATANRDYDAHHAHEITDRAISFLRANKDRPFFCYVAHNLIHRPEMEYGPLIIKYARKPEASNAMGNNPVLGAMVETLDRETGRLLAALDELGLSGNTIVVFFTDNGDLYGREGLKPFYGAKADLYEGGIRVPLVIRWPGVAKPGSTCAEPVCSIDFFPTFAEAAGVSVDNPSVDGISFVPALAEGAALRRDALYWHYPHYHSLGIGPSGAVRQGRHKLIEWFEKSIDGPDTPGAIELFDLVNDPGERHNLAPEMPERARELREQLRDWRRTAGAQEMSRNPDYDPARADTPN from the coding sequence ATGATTGAGATGGATCGCCGCACGTTTCTGGGCGTTCTGGGGGCCGGCGCGGCGGGAATGCTGGCCGGCGGCGCAAACGCGGACAGCGCGAAGCTGCCCAATATCGTCTTTATTCTCGCGGACGACATGGGGCGGCATCAATTAGGCTGCTACGGCAACGCATTCTATGAGACGCCGAACATCGACGGGCTCGCGCGCGAAGGGGTCATGTTCACCGACGCGTATGCGGCGTGTCCCGTTTGTTCGCCCACGCGCGCCAGCATCATGACGGGAAAATACCCCGCGCGGCTGCACATCACCGATTACATCCCGGGCAACCCATATCCCTACGCGAAGCTGAAGACCCCCGACTGGTGCAAGCAAATGCCGCAGGAGGAAGAGACGCTCGCCGAATTGCTGGGGCGCGCGGGTTACGTTTCGGGACACTTCGGCAAGTGGCACCTGAGTCTTGACAAGGTGCCGCAACCGGGCCGGCCCGGCGCTCCGGATACACAAGGGTTCGCCGACGTGCTTGTCACCGAAAAACCGGAGGCCGGCGAGGCGGCGCGCGCGACGGCGAACCGGGATTACGACGCACATCACGCGCACGAAATCACAGACCGCGCCATAAGCTTCCTGCGGGCGAACAAGGACCGGCCGTTCTTCTGCTACGTGGCGCACAACCTCATTCACCGTCCTGAAATGGAGTATGGCCCCCTGATTATCAAGTACGCGCGAAAGCCGGAAGCATCGAACGCAATGGGGAACAATCCGGTGCTCGGGGCGATGGTCGAGACGCTGGACCGCGAAACGGGGCGGCTCTTGGCCGCACTCGACGAGTTGGGGCTGTCGGGCAACACAATAGTCGTCTTCTTCACGGATAACGGCGATCTTTACGGACGCGAAGGCCTGAAACCGTTCTACGGTGCGAAAGCCGACCTGTACGAGGGCGGCATTCGCGTGCCGTTGGTCATTCGATGGCCGGGCGTGGCGAAACCGGGCAGCACGTGCGCGGAACCCGTGTGCAGTATCGATTTCTTCCCCACGTTTGCGGAGGCCGCCGGTGTCTCCGTCGACAATCCGAGCGTGGACGGGATTAGCTTTGTGCCGGCGCTTGCGGAAGGGGCCGCGCTTCGGCGCGATGCGCTTTATTGGCACTACCCGCATTACCATTCGCTGGGCATCGGGCCTTCGGGCGCGGTGCGTCAGGGCCGGCACAAGCTGATTGAATGGTTCGAGAAAAGCATTGACGGGCCGGACACGCCAGGCGCAATTGAACTGTTCGACTTGGTGAATGACCCGGGTGAACGGCACAATCTTGCGCCCGAAATGCCGGAACGGGCGCGCGAACTGCGTGAACAACTGCGGGACTGGCGCAGAACGGCCGGCGCGCAGGAAATGAGCCGCAATCCGGACTACGATCCCGCCCGCGCAGACACCCCGAACTGA
- a CDS encoding DJ-1/PfpI family protein, which produces MAKVLVVIGDGAEVIDTLVPYYRLGEDYTVDVAAPEKRKYHLVQHEHQPDWDITVEMPGYTFAADMPFREVEPAEYIGLVLPGGRAPEFLRYDQHLIRIVQHFFEKKKPVASICHGVEILAAADVIRGLDVTTIPRCRFDVEVAGARYLEQPLVISGNLYCCRYKRECSAWMKAFIEGLRKYVRETHHD; this is translated from the coding sequence ATGGCCAAGGTGCTCGTGGTCATAGGCGACGGCGCGGAGGTAATCGACACGCTGGTGCCGTACTACCGGCTCGGGGAAGACTACACTGTCGACGTGGCTGCGCCCGAGAAGCGCAAATACCATCTCGTACAGCACGAACACCAACCGGACTGGGACATCACGGTGGAGATGCCGGGGTATACATTCGCGGCGGACATGCCCTTTCGCGAGGTTGAGCCCGCGGAATATATCGGCCTGGTGCTTCCGGGCGGCAGAGCGCCCGAATTCCTCCGCTACGACCAGCACCTGATTCGGATCGTGCAACACTTTTTCGAAAAGAAGAAACCGGTAGCCTCAATTTGCCATGGCGTGGAAATCCTGGCCGCGGCGGATGTGATTCGCGGCCTCGACGTGACGACGATTCCGCGGTGCCGGTTTGACGTCGAAGTCGCGGGGGCGCGCTACCTCGAGCAGCCGCTGGTCATTTCCGGCAACCTGTACTGCTGCCGGTATAAACGCGAGTGCTCGGCCTGGATGAAGGCATTCATCGAAGGATTGCGCAAATACGTCAGGGAGACGCACCATGATTGA